A genomic region of Echeneis naucrates chromosome 24, fEcheNa1.1, whole genome shotgun sequence contains the following coding sequences:
- the fkbp6 gene encoding inactive peptidyl-prolyl cis-trans isomerase FKBP6 isoform X2: MFNNRHRVSTAGEMSGNGFISSLRRFMNAEEPPTSRSSNLFDPLRQQMDDILGNGGILKEVVQPGEGPPVPRDASVLIHYSGFLEYSDRPFETTANLKYPRMMKLGRDLTLLGLELGLLTMKKGEFSRFLFQPQYAYGEMGCPPLIPAAAVILYEVQILDFFNSGQVDDFVSLSPVEQSTAPLSSLLEVVNTLRSFGNCCFNQNHYDDAKDRYKQAIRLLVSRESQNGMEKEKIKTALLPLYLNLSLTELRLDSPHKALKYGNKALEIDSANTKALFRCGQAYLELHEYESAQGCLITAQAKRPFDSDINNLLRKVTISYKDSLDKQKDLYSKMFRDWRGPVK; this comes from the exons ATGTTTAATAACCGTCATAGAGTCTCCACTGCCGGAGAAATGTCAGGAAACGGGTTCATATCCAGCCTCCGGAGGTTCATGAACGCTGAGGAGCCGCCGACGTCCCGGAGCTCC AATCTGTTCGATCCCCTACGCCAGCAGATGGATGACATCTTGGGAAATGGGGGGATTTTGAAAGAGGTGGTCCAGCCTGGAGAAGGCCCACCTGTACCCAGAGACGCTTCAGTACTGA TCCATTACTCTGGTTTCCTGGAATATTCGGACCGCCCTTTTGAGACCACTGCAAACCTCAAATACCCAAGGATGATGAAGTTAGGGAGAG ATTTGACATTGCTTGGACTGGAGCTGGGTCTCTTGACCATGAAGAAAGGAGAGTTCTCCCGTTTCCTTTTTCAGCCCCAGTATGCCTATGGGGAAATGGGTTGTCCTCCATTaatccctgctgctgcagtgatcCTGTATGAGGTTCAAATCCTTGATTTCTTCAACTCAGGACAAGTGGACGACTTTGTCTCATTGAGTCCG GTGGAGCAGAGCACTGCTCCTCTGTCCTCGCTTCTTGAAGTTGTCAACACACTACGCAGCTTTGGCAACTGCTGTTTCAACCAGAACCACTATGATGATGCCAAAGATCGCTATAAGCAG GCAATCAGACTGCTGGTAAGCAGGGAATCACAGAATGGcatggagaaggagaaaatcAAGAcagctctgcttcctctctATCTGAACCTTTCCCTCACTGAGCTGCGTCTGGACAGCCCACACAAAGCCCTGAAATATGGCAACAAAGCCTTGGAGATAGACTCAGCCAACACAAAGGCTCTTTTCCGCTGTGGACAG GCGTACCTGGAGCTGCATGAGTACGAGAGTGCCCAGGGTTGCCTTATAACAGCTCAAGCAAAGAGGCCCTTTGACAGTGACATCAACAACCTCCTGAGGAAAGTCACAAT ATCCTATAAAGACAGTTTGGACAAGCAGAAAGACCTGTACTCAAAGATGTTTAGAGACTGGAGGGGCCCAGTGAAGTAA
- the fkbp6 gene encoding inactive peptidyl-prolyl cis-trans isomerase FKBP6 isoform X1 — protein sequence MFNNRHRVSTAGEMSGNGFISSLRRFMNAEEPPTSRSSNLFDPLRQQMDDILGNGGILKEVVQPGEGPPVPRDASVLIHYSGFLEYSDRPFETTANLKYPRMMKLGRGQRPPFKALILCKLCPTGLKIIVHTDLTLLGLELGLLTMKKGEFSRFLFQPQYAYGEMGCPPLIPAAAVILYEVQILDFFNSGQVDDFVSLSPVEQSTAPLSSLLEVVNTLRSFGNCCFNQNHYDDAKDRYKQAIRLLVSRESQNGMEKEKIKTALLPLYLNLSLTELRLDSPHKALKYGNKALEIDSANTKALFRCGQAYLELHEYESAQGCLITAQAKRPFDSDINNLLRKVTISYKDSLDKQKDLYSKMFRDWRGPVK from the exons ATGTTTAATAACCGTCATAGAGTCTCCACTGCCGGAGAAATGTCAGGAAACGGGTTCATATCCAGCCTCCGGAGGTTCATGAACGCTGAGGAGCCGCCGACGTCCCGGAGCTCC AATCTGTTCGATCCCCTACGCCAGCAGATGGATGACATCTTGGGAAATGGGGGGATTTTGAAAGAGGTGGTCCAGCCTGGAGAAGGCCCACCTGTACCCAGAGACGCTTCAGTACTGA TCCATTACTCTGGTTTCCTGGAATATTCGGACCGCCCTTTTGAGACCACTGCAAACCTCAAATACCCAAGGATGATGAAGTTAGGGAGAGGTCAGAGACCTCCTTTCAAGGCTTTAATTCTTTGCAAGTTATGCCCTACAGGATTAAAAATTATTGTTCATACAGATTTGACATTGCTTGGACTGGAGCTGGGTCTCTTGACCATGAAGAAAGGAGAGTTCTCCCGTTTCCTTTTTCAGCCCCAGTATGCCTATGGGGAAATGGGTTGTCCTCCATTaatccctgctgctgcagtgatcCTGTATGAGGTTCAAATCCTTGATTTCTTCAACTCAGGACAAGTGGACGACTTTGTCTCATTGAGTCCG GTGGAGCAGAGCACTGCTCCTCTGTCCTCGCTTCTTGAAGTTGTCAACACACTACGCAGCTTTGGCAACTGCTGTTTCAACCAGAACCACTATGATGATGCCAAAGATCGCTATAAGCAG GCAATCAGACTGCTGGTAAGCAGGGAATCACAGAATGGcatggagaaggagaaaatcAAGAcagctctgcttcctctctATCTGAACCTTTCCCTCACTGAGCTGCGTCTGGACAGCCCACACAAAGCCCTGAAATATGGCAACAAAGCCTTGGAGATAGACTCAGCCAACACAAAGGCTCTTTTCCGCTGTGGACAG GCGTACCTGGAGCTGCATGAGTACGAGAGTGCCCAGGGTTGCCTTATAACAGCTCAAGCAAAGAGGCCCTTTGACAGTGACATCAACAACCTCCTGAGGAAAGTCACAAT ATCCTATAAAGACAGTTTGGACAAGCAGAAAGACCTGTACTCAAAGATGTTTAGAGACTGGAGGGGCCCAGTGAAGTAA
- the tmem244 gene encoding putative transmembrane protein 244, whose amino-acid sequence MLLDYCCRCCGFTLIKRHGPFSLKPTPSDTWVVLQNLLMCMVCFYSLYYTVVSLCIGLLRVHEINSLLAPFDYTTQPSWQNPKYLVGVISTEVTYVLGGLVFAWIVEEWVWDYAITVTLLHVAMTVAVMSDFPSAEHWWVALGSGLVMMIFGGQLLAYKLFRSNFVYPAELQNF is encoded by the exons ATGTTGTTGGACTACTGCTGTCGTTGTTGTGGATTCACACTCATAAAACGCCATGGACCTTTCTCCCTCAAGCCTACACCCAGTGACACTTGG GTTGTCCTGCAGAATTTGTTGATGTGCATGGTGTGCTTCTACTCTCTCTACTACACTGTGGTCAGTCTCTGCATTGGACTGCTCAG GGTTCATGAGATCAACAGCTTGTTGGCTCCATTTGATTATACAACCCAACCATCATGGCAGAACCCCAAATACCTGG TTGGTGTAATTTCCACAGAAGTGACCTATGTTTTAGGAGGACTAGTGTTTGCCTGGATTGTCGAGGAATGGGTCTGGGATTATGCCATAACTGTCACATTGCTGCATGTTGCGATGACTGTGGCAG tgatgTCAGATTTCCCTTCAGCTGAGCACTGGTGGGTAGCTCTGG GTTCAGGCCTGGTGATGATGATATTCGGGGGACAGCTCCTGGCCTACAAACTTTTCAGAAGCAACTTTGTCTAtcctgctgagctgcagaaCTTCTAA